Proteins encoded within one genomic window of Oncorhynchus keta strain PuntledgeMale-10-30-2019 chromosome 12, Oket_V2, whole genome shotgun sequence:
- the LOC118391510 gene encoding zinc finger protein 180-like isoform X2: protein MTKLQYLNVFLTERLMQAAEDILGVVGNTISEYQEEITRTKRENQYLKRHLITPAPQPIVSWVSEQQTPPEQQHCEQEWSPSLGQRDPKPTQIKEEQGELGTRQEEEQIQGPEADTKEDSIIIPLCVKGDCDQEPPQSTHLLQTVENREKYSLLTNTTGQIKTEPDGEGYGVSLSEPTSDSPQSQPLSAVNPDCSRTQSENTESVQRDPERRPEEDTQTHSCTQCGAVFCELSQLKAHMLSHTEPHSGDTSHRQILCTVCWKSFTSTSYLKVHMCSHNKDKPFHCGVCGKSFSYSGRLKEHQRIHTGERPYRCHVCGKRFNQSVHLKTHLRVHTGEKPYSCPVCGKGFSQSSHIKGHLRTHTEGGRRKMPWTGKSP from the exons ATGACTAAATTACAATATCTGAATGTATTTCTAACTGAGCGTTTGATGCAAGCTGCCGAGGATATACTTGGAGTGGTCGGAAACACGATATCCGAGTACCAGGAAGAAATAACccggacaaagagagagaatcaATACCTGAAACGACACTTGATCACACCGG CTCCTCAGCCCATTGTCTCTTGGGTCTCAGAGCAGCAAACTCCCCCTGAGCAACAGCACTGTGAGCAGGAGTGGAGCCCAAGTCTGGGGCAGAGGGACCCAAAGCCCACACAGATTAAAGAGGAACAGGGTGAACTCGGGACCCGTCAGGAGGAAGAGCAGATTCAAGGGCCGGAGGCTGATACCAAAGAAGACTCCATAATCATTCCTCTCTGTGTGAAAGGTGACTGTGATCAGGAGCCACCTCAGTCCACACATCTTCTCCAAActgtggagaacagagagaagtaCTCTCTACTGACCAACACAACTGGACAGATCAAAACAGAACCTGATGGAGAGGGCTATGGAGTATCACTATCAGAACCAACCAGTGACTCCCCTCAGTCTCAGCCCCTCTCTGCAGTAAATCCAgactgttctagaacacagagTGAGAACACTGAAAGTGTTCAGAGAGATCCAGAAAGGAGACCAGaggaggacacacagacacactcatgtACTCAGTGTGGTGCCGTGTTCTGTGAGCTATCCCAGCTGAAGGCACACATGCTATcccacacagaaccacacagtgGTGACACTAGTCACAGGCAAATCCTCTGCACAGTCTGTTGGAAGTCATTCACCTCTACCAGTTACCTCAAGGTCCACATGTGTTCTCACAATAAGGATAAGCCCTTCCACTGTGGTGTGTGTGGCAAGAGTTTCAGCTACTCAGGGAGGTTAAAGGAGCACCAACGCATCCACACTGGAGAGAGACCGTACCGCTGCCACGTGTGTGGTAAACGCTTCAACCAGTCAGTCCATCTGAAGACCCACctgagggtccacacaggggagaaaccctactcctgtcctgtctgtgggAAAGGATTCAGTCAGTCCAGCCATATCAAGGGACACCTCAGAACTCACACTGAGGGAGGTAGAAGAAAAATGCCTTGGACTGGAAAGAGCCCATGA